From Anomalospiza imberbis isolate Cuckoo-Finch-1a 21T00152 chromosome 6, ASM3175350v1, whole genome shotgun sequence, one genomic window encodes:
- the GCHFR gene encoding GTP cyclohydrolase 1 feedback regulatory protein, whose translation MPYLLVSTQIRLEAGPTMVGDEHSDPHLMSILGATKRTTLGNNFCEYYVNDAPRVVLDKLESLGYRVVSMTGVGQTLVWCLHRE comes from the exons ATGCCGTACCTGCTCGTTAGCACCCAAATCCGCCTG GAGGCTGGCCCCACCATGGTGGGCGACGAGCACTCGGATCCCCACCTGATGAGTATCCTGGGGGCCACAAAGAGGACCACGCTGGGGAACAACTT CTGTGAGTACTACGTGAACGACGCTCCGCGTGTGGTCCTGGACAAGCTGGAGAGCCTTGGCTACCGCGTGGTCAGCATGACCGGCGTGGGCCAGACTCTGGTCTGGTGCCTCCACAGGGAATAG
- the DNAJC17 gene encoding dnaJ homolog subfamily C member 17 isoform X3: protein MAVDKELLERDLYGLLGIGEKASEKEVKTAFRQKALTCHPDKNPDNPRAAEIFHQLSQALAVLTDAAARAAYDRVRRAKKEAAARTQKLDEKRKKVKLDLEAREREAQSQENEEEAIRITRSLEEEIIRLREEGSRQLEEQQRLVREQIRLEREQHSRGKQERNGVEGKITPKLKLRWKCRKEDETGGGYSKDVLLQILQKYGDVLNLLISSRKTGSAVVEFATVKAAASVVSERDYESLVMMRMRQAAERQQLIEQLQREDKEEKSHT, encoded by the exons ATGGCGGTGGataaggagctgctggagcgggACCTCTACGGGCTGCTGGGGATCGGCGAGAAGGCATCCGAGAAGGAG GTGAAGACAGCGTTCCGGCAGAAGGCCCTGACCTGCCACCCGGACAAGAACCCGGACAACCCCCGGGCAG CGGAAATTTTCCACCAGCTGTCCCAGGCCTTGGCCGTGCTCACAGATGCAGCAGCCAGG GCAGCCTATGACAGGGTGAGGAGAGCGAAGAAGGAGGCTGCAGCAAGGACACAGAAACTCgatgagaaaaggaagaaagtgaAGCTTG aTCTTGAAGCCAGAGAACGGGAAGCCCAGTCCCAGGAGAATGAAGAGGAGGCGATCAGGATAACGAGATCATTAGAAGAAGAA ATAATCCGCCTGCGTGAGGAGGGCTCCcggcagctggaggagcagcagagactgGTCAGGGAGCAGATCCGCCTGGaaagggagcagcacagccgAG gCAAGCAGGAAAGAAACGGAGTAGAAGGCAAAATAACTCCTAAGCTCAAG CTCAGGTGGAAATGCAGGAAGGAAGATGAGACTGGAGGGGGATACTCCAaagatgtgctgctgcagatcCTGCAAAAG TATGGTGATGTGCTCAATTTGTTGATCTCCAGCAGGAAGACTGGGAGTGCGGTGGTGGAATTTGCCACGGTGAAGGCAGCT gcgTCGGTGGTGTCAGAGCGGGACTACGAGAGCCTGGTGATGATGAGGATGCGCCAGGCGGCCGAGAGGCAGCAGCTCATCGAGCAGCTCCAGCGGGAAGACAAGGAGGAAAAGTCCCACACTTAG
- the DNAJC17 gene encoding dnaJ homolog subfamily C member 17 isoform X1, which yields MAVDKELLERDLYGLLGIGEKASEKEVKTAFRQKALTCHPDKNPDNPRAAEIFHQLSQALAVLTDAAARAAYDRVRRAKKEAAARTQKLDEKRKKVKLDLEAREREAQSQENEEEAIRITRSLEEEIIRLREEGSRQLEEQQRLVREQIRLEREQHSRGKQERNGVEGKITPKLKLRWKCRKEDETGGGYSKDVLLQILQKYGDVLNLLISSRKTGSAVVEFATVKAAEMAVKNEVGLLNNPLKISWLEGQPQSQPSTILPDNTSQPRTSQASVVSERDYESLVMMRMRQAAERQQLIEQLQREDKEEKSHT from the exons ATGGCGGTGGataaggagctgctggagcgggACCTCTACGGGCTGCTGGGGATCGGCGAGAAGGCATCCGAGAAGGAG GTGAAGACAGCGTTCCGGCAGAAGGCCCTGACCTGCCACCCGGACAAGAACCCGGACAACCCCCGGGCAG CGGAAATTTTCCACCAGCTGTCCCAGGCCTTGGCCGTGCTCACAGATGCAGCAGCCAGG GCAGCCTATGACAGGGTGAGGAGAGCGAAGAAGGAGGCTGCAGCAAGGACACAGAAACTCgatgagaaaaggaagaaagtgaAGCTTG aTCTTGAAGCCAGAGAACGGGAAGCCCAGTCCCAGGAGAATGAAGAGGAGGCGATCAGGATAACGAGATCATTAGAAGAAGAA ATAATCCGCCTGCGTGAGGAGGGCTCCcggcagctggaggagcagcagagactgGTCAGGGAGCAGATCCGCCTGGaaagggagcagcacagccgAG gCAAGCAGGAAAGAAACGGAGTAGAAGGCAAAATAACTCCTAAGCTCAAG CTCAGGTGGAAATGCAGGAAGGAAGATGAGACTGGAGGGGGATACTCCAaagatgtgctgctgcagatcCTGCAAAAG TATGGTGATGTGCTCAATTTGTTGATCTCCAGCAGGAAGACTGGGAGTGCGGTGGTGGAATTTGCCACGGTGAAGGCAGCT GAGATGGCTGTGAAGAATGAAGTTGGTCTGCTAAATAACCCCCTGAAGATTTCCTGGCTGGAGGGCCAGccccagagccagcccagcaccatcctccctGACAACACCAGCCAGCCCAGGACCTCACAG gcgTCGGTGGTGTCAGAGCGGGACTACGAGAGCCTGGTGATGATGAGGATGCGCCAGGCGGCCGAGAGGCAGCAGCTCATCGAGCAGCTCCAGCGGGAAGACAAGGAGGAAAAGTCCCACACTTAG
- the C6H15orf62 gene encoding uncharacterized protein C15orf62 homolog, mitochondrial produces the protein MDTWRRGSIKSTTFFRRFSLRRHKKLGNQVIILNQNSHTLDTDSQKRECLRDLKDKSEYLSCQSEQNLAKAQAPPKPPRLYLDSSSCPNIIDHTDSHSDLSFSDAAPYHKATPTHKDQATDHGTSEAGLPNSTTLPDLADPFLSFKVDLGLSLLEDVLQTLRKQNPRDYAI, from the coding sequence ATGGATACTTGGCGCAGGGGGTCCATCAAGTCCACCACCTTCTTCCGACGCTTCTCCCTCAGGAGGCACAAAAAGCTGGGCAATCAAGTCATCATCCTGAACCAGAACAGCCACACTCTGGACACGGACAGCCAGAAGAGGGAATGCTTGAGGGATCTGAAGGACAAGTCCGAGTACCTGTCCTGTCAGAGCGAGCAGAACCTGGCCAAGGCACAAGCCCCTCCCAAGCCTCCCCGGCTGTACCTGGACAGTTCCAGCTGCCCCAACATCATCGATCACACAGATTCCCACTCCGACCTCTCCTTTTCCGACGCTGCTCCGTACCACAAAGCCACTCCAACGCACAAGGACCAGGCTACGGACCACGGCACCTCAGAGGCAGGTCTCCCAAACAGCACCACTCTACCTGACCTGGCTGACCCCTTCCTGTCCTTCAAAGTGGATCTGGGGCTATCGCTCCTCGAGGATGTGCTGCAGACCCTCAGGAAACAGAACCCGAGGGATTACGCCATTTGA
- the DNAJC17 gene encoding dnaJ homolog subfamily C member 17 isoform X2, producing the protein MAVDKELLERDLYGLLGIGEKASEKEVKTAFRQKALTCHPDKNPDNPRAAEIFHQLSQALAVLTDAAARAAYDRVRRAKKEAAARTQKLDEKRKKVKLDLEAREREAQSQENEEEAIRITRSLEEEIIRLREEGSRQLEEQQRLVREQIRLEREQHSRGKQERNGVEGKITPKLKLRWKCRKEDETGGGYSKDVLLQILQKYGDVLNLLISSRKTGSAVVEFATVKAAEMAVKNEVGLLNNPLKISWLEGQPQSQPSTILPDNTSQPRTSQLGAQCMRKAAVSETSFLLPGG; encoded by the exons ATGGCGGTGGataaggagctgctggagcgggACCTCTACGGGCTGCTGGGGATCGGCGAGAAGGCATCCGAGAAGGAG GTGAAGACAGCGTTCCGGCAGAAGGCCCTGACCTGCCACCCGGACAAGAACCCGGACAACCCCCGGGCAG CGGAAATTTTCCACCAGCTGTCCCAGGCCTTGGCCGTGCTCACAGATGCAGCAGCCAGG GCAGCCTATGACAGGGTGAGGAGAGCGAAGAAGGAGGCTGCAGCAAGGACACAGAAACTCgatgagaaaaggaagaaagtgaAGCTTG aTCTTGAAGCCAGAGAACGGGAAGCCCAGTCCCAGGAGAATGAAGAGGAGGCGATCAGGATAACGAGATCATTAGAAGAAGAA ATAATCCGCCTGCGTGAGGAGGGCTCCcggcagctggaggagcagcagagactgGTCAGGGAGCAGATCCGCCTGGaaagggagcagcacagccgAG gCAAGCAGGAAAGAAACGGAGTAGAAGGCAAAATAACTCCTAAGCTCAAG CTCAGGTGGAAATGCAGGAAGGAAGATGAGACTGGAGGGGGATACTCCAaagatgtgctgctgcagatcCTGCAAAAG TATGGTGATGTGCTCAATTTGTTGATCTCCAGCAGGAAGACTGGGAGTGCGGTGGTGGAATTTGCCACGGTGAAGGCAGCT GAGATGGCTGTGAAGAATGAAGTTGGTCTGCTAAATAACCCCCTGAAGATTTCCTGGCTGGAGGGCCAGccccagagccagcccagcaccatcctccctGACAACACCAGCCAGCCCAGGACCTCACAG ctgggagctcagtgcATGCGTAAGGCAGCAGTGTCAGAGACATCttttctcctgccaggaggATAA